A stretch of the Uranotaenia lowii strain MFRU-FL chromosome 3, ASM2978415v1, whole genome shotgun sequence genome encodes the following:
- the LOC129758072 gene encoding uncharacterized protein LOC129758072 isoform X1, with amino-acid sequence MVLIKVSFLVLLVGVLAVFGQNEENHVDSAEQDLEPAETIFLAKKICKMLLKGLGGLFLLAPKGGSQGGFPGLGGGLGGLKEKFSGLHNLGGGFLPSPGPGPVPVQAVAAAPQVGVAVAVPPPQPTEYSGNLHVMGYLTPVQLSAAPVATPLAYGAHPAEEGYHLPVPSPVPATP; translated from the exons ATGGTTTTGATAAAAGTGAGCTTCCTGGTGCTTTTGGTGGGAGTTTTGGCAGTTTTTGGACAGAACGAAGAAAATCATGTGGACTCGGCCGAACAAGATCTGGAACCGGCTGAAACAATTTTCCTAGCGAAGAAAATTTGTAAGA TGCTTCTGAAAGGACTCGGTGGATTGTTTCTGTTAGCTCCCAAAGGGGGTTCTCAGGGTGGATTCCCAGGACTTGGAGGTGGTTTGGGAGGACTAAAGGAAAAATTCTCGGGTCTGCACAATCTGGGCGGTGGATTTTTGCCATCCCCCGGACCCGGACCAGTTCCAGTACAGGCTGTTGCCGCAGCTCCACAAGTAGGAGTCGCTGTAGCTGTTCCACCCCCACAACCAACAGAATACTCCGGAAACCTTCACGTGATGGGATACTTGACGCCAGTTCAGCTATCAGCTGCTCCAGTTGCCACGCCTTTAGCATATGGAGCTCACCCGGCCGAAGAAGGTTACCATTTGCCAGTTCCTTCCCCAGTTCCGGCTACTCCTTGA
- the LOC129758072 gene encoding uncharacterized protein LOC129758072 isoform X2 — translation MVLIKVSFLVLLVGVLAVFGQNEENHVDSAEQDLEPAETIFLAKKILLLKGLGGLFLLAPKGGSQGGFPGLGGGLGGLKEKFSGLHNLGGGFLPSPGPGPVPVQAVAAAPQVGVAVAVPPPQPTEYSGNLHVMGYLTPVQLSAAPVATPLAYGAHPAEEGYHLPVPSPVPATP, via the exons ATGGTTTTGATAAAAGTGAGCTTCCTGGTGCTTTTGGTGGGAGTTTTGGCAGTTTTTGGACAGAACGAAGAAAATCATGTGGACTCGGCCGAACAAGATCTGGAACCGGCTGAAACAATTTTCCTAGCGAAGAAAATTT TGCTTCTGAAAGGACTCGGTGGATTGTTTCTGTTAGCTCCCAAAGGGGGTTCTCAGGGTGGATTCCCAGGACTTGGAGGTGGTTTGGGAGGACTAAAGGAAAAATTCTCGGGTCTGCACAATCTGGGCGGTGGATTTTTGCCATCCCCCGGACCCGGACCAGTTCCAGTACAGGCTGTTGCCGCAGCTCCACAAGTAGGAGTCGCTGTAGCTGTTCCACCCCCACAACCAACAGAATACTCCGGAAACCTTCACGTGATGGGATACTTGACGCCAGTTCAGCTATCAGCTGCTCCAGTTGCCACGCCTTTAGCATATGGAGCTCACCCGGCCGAAGAAGGTTACCATTTGCCAGTTCCTTCCCCAGTTCCGGCTACTCCTTGA